Proteins co-encoded in one Bacteroidota bacterium genomic window:
- a CDS encoding DUF3800 domain-containing protein, with the protein MEYNIYCDESCHLENDNSKVMVLGAVWCPKEKKRKIFKRLREIKTFNGLPENFEVKWHKVSPAKQDFYLGLVDYFFDTDDLHFRALVVPDKSLLDHTKFNQSHDEFYYKMYFDLLKVILNPTHAYNIFIDIKDTRSQEKVNKLTEVLRNNHYDFNQLIVKNIQQIRSHEVELLPIADLLIGAVGYLHRGLQSNSAKLAIIERMQNRSGYNLKQSTLYREEKTNIFIWKSCNS; encoded by the coding sequence ATGGAATACAACATATATTGTGATGAAAGTTGCCATTTAGAAAATGATAATAGTAAAGTTATGGTGTTGGGTGCAGTTTGGTGTCCAAAAGAAAAAAAGCGAAAAATTTTTAAACGTCTGAGAGAAATCAAAACATTTAATGGGCTGCCCGAAAATTTTGAGGTAAAATGGCACAAAGTTTCTCCAGCCAAACAGGATTTTTATTTAGGTTTAGTCGATTATTTTTTTGATACAGACGACTTACATTTTCGGGCACTGGTAGTTCCTGATAAAAGTCTTCTCGACCACACTAAATTTAATCAGTCTCATGATGAGTTTTACTATAAAATGTATTTTGATTTATTAAAAGTAATTCTCAACCCAACTCATGCATACAATATTTTTATTGACATAAAAGATACTCGCAGTCAGGAAAAAGTAAACAAGTTAACAGAAGTATTGAGAAACAATCATTACGATTTCAACCAACTTATTGTTAAAAATATCCAGCAAATAAGATCACACGAAGTAGAATTATTGCCAATAGCTGATTTACTAATAGGTGCAGTTGGATATTTACACAGAGGATTGCAAAGCAATTCAGCTAAATTAGCAATTATTGAACGTATGCAAAACCGGTCGGGTTACAATCTGAAACAATCTACCCTCTACCGTGAAGAAAAAACTAAT